A region of Candidatus Edwardsbacteria bacterium DNA encodes the following proteins:
- a CDS encoding polyprenyl synthetase family protein, whose protein sequence is MVQKKSVKKTAAVKKKPLKKAAAVKKKPAKKITAVKKKLVKKTIAVNKPALVKKAPPAKIKPLSGLARLMEEVKCRKEKVYQYLQLKDRPEKFQPEDIYCGVHKYLKAGGKSLRPAVLLLACGAVGGDEEKAIPAAAAVEVYHTWTLVHDDIIDRDGTRRGVTTVHEELKNRAIKKFGLKGEEAEHYGQAMAILAGDLQQGWTISLLTELVREKGISPILVLQLILDLEVDVQCNLIEGEALDLQYSKMPIESLSEEKILAMLWKKTGALYQFAGKAGAMIGIDQPNSRHPYVEAMSLFTSNCGIAFQLQDDILGILADEKKLGKPVGSDIREGKRTVIVYHALAEANRKEKNLILKTLNNPKATGAQIKQVTKLFQELGSIAYTAEMAQKYVRKAVAALEALPDSEYKKLLMLWADYMISREF, encoded by the coding sequence ATGGTCCAGAAAAAATCCGTCAAGAAAACAGCCGCAGTCAAGAAGAAACCCCTCAAGAAAGCCGCTGCAGTCAAGAAAAAGCCTGCTAAGAAAATAACCGCGGTCAAGAAAAAACTCGTCAAGAAAACCATTGCCGTCAATAAGCCGGCCCTGGTGAAAAAAGCCCCGCCGGCCAAGATCAAACCCTTAAGCGGCCTGGCCCGGCTGATGGAGGAGGTCAAGTGCCGCAAGGAAAAGGTCTACCAGTACCTCCAGTTAAAAGACCGGCCGGAAAAATTCCAGCCCGAAGACATCTATTGCGGGGTGCATAAATACCTCAAGGCCGGCGGCAAATCGCTCCGGCCGGCAGTCCTGTTGTTGGCCTGCGGGGCGGTGGGAGGGGATGAGGAGAAGGCCATCCCGGCGGCGGCGGCGGTGGAGGTCTACCATACCTGGACCCTGGTGCATGACGACATCATCGACCGCGACGGCACCAGGCGCGGGGTGACCACTGTCCACGAGGAACTCAAAAACAGAGCCATCAAGAAATTTGGCCTGAAGGGCGAGGAGGCGGAGCATTATGGCCAGGCCATGGCCATTCTGGCCGGTGATCTGCAGCAAGGCTGGACCATCTCATTGCTGACCGAGCTGGTAAGGGAGAAAGGCATCAGCCCGATATTAGTGCTGCAGCTGATCCTGGACCTGGAAGTGGACGTCCAGTGCAACCTGATCGAGGGCGAGGCCCTGGATCTGCAATACTCCAAGATGCCGATAGAATCATTAAGCGAAGAAAAGATCCTGGCCATGCTGTGGAAGAAGACCGGGGCCCTTTACCAGTTCGCCGGAAAGGCCGGGGCCATGATCGGGATAGACCAGCCCAACAGCCGCCATCCCTATGTGGAGGCCATGTCCCTGTTCACCTCCAACTGCGGGATCGCCTTCCAGCTGCAGGACGATATCCTGGGGATCCTGGCCGACGAGAAGAAACTGGGCAAGCCGGTGGGCTCGGATATCCGCGAAGGCAAGCGGACGGTGATCGTCTATCACGCCCTGGCCGAGGCCAACCGCAAAGAAAAAAATCTGATACTGAAGACCCTTAATAATCCCAAGGCCACAGGCGCCCAGATCAAACAGGTCACCAAGCTGTTTCAGGAGCTGGGCAGCATTGCTTACACCGCCGAGATGGCCCAGAAATACGTCCGCAAGGCGGTGGCCGCCCTGGAGGCCCTGCCCGACAGCGAATATAAAAAACTGTTGATGCTGTGGGCGGATTACATGATCAGCCGGGAGTTTTAA
- the xseB gene encoding exodeoxyribonuclease VII small subunit produces MKKTRTDADFKFEKALARIEQIVDQMESGEIELDQALALYQEGMELMARCQTTLEETQNKIKKITRDIQGRLKVEEHDMEEN; encoded by the coding sequence ATGAAAAAGACAAGAACCGATGCCGATTTCAAATTCGAGAAGGCCCTGGCCCGCATCGAGCAGATAGTGGACCAGATGGAATCCGGCGAGATCGAACTGGACCAGGCTCTGGCACTTTACCAGGAAGGCATGGAACTGATGGCCAGGTGCCAGACCACTTTGGAAGAAACCCAGAATAAAATAAAAAAAATAACCAGGGACATCCAGGGCAGGCTGAAAGTTGAAGAGCACGATATGGAGGAGAATTAA
- a CDS encoding exodeoxyribonuclease VII large subunit: protein MSEDKRIILSVTQLTGEIKRVLENSFPRLWVQGEISNLTVHSSGHLYFSLKDAGSQVRCVMFRSYAQNMMLMPQDGMQVVVQGDVTVFDRAGQYQLSVQQLQVAGYGELAQAFERLKKKLADEGLFDQEFKKELPAYPKTIGIVTSPTGAAIRDMVKVARRRWPGIELILCPVPVQGIGAAQKIARAVDDLNEYQKIDLIIVGRGGGSAEDLWAFNEEILARAIFHSNIPVISAVGHEVDFTISDLVADLRAPTPSAAAEMAVPDVREVQSNLIDSARRIASSMNDLLDEAGSRLKSIQRSYGLNRLQDMLSQKSQQLDWAGTSLNNKINDRLSSYTNRLQGQAIALKALDPKNTLKRGYSICRDQNGRVVVSAKALDKGKLITAEFHTGKAQMTVEETIP, encoded by the coding sequence ATGTCCGAAGATAAAAGAATAATCCTGTCCGTTACCCAGCTTACCGGCGAGATCAAGCGGGTGCTGGAGAACAGCTTCCCCCGGCTGTGGGTGCAGGGCGAGATATCCAACCTAACGGTCCACAGCTCCGGGCATCTGTATTTTTCGCTGAAGGACGCCGGCAGCCAGGTGCGATGCGTGATGTTTCGTAGCTACGCTCAGAATATGATGCTGATGCCGCAGGACGGCATGCAGGTAGTGGTCCAGGGGGACGTCACCGTTTTCGACCGGGCCGGGCAGTATCAATTGAGCGTCCAGCAGCTGCAGGTGGCGGGATACGGAGAGCTGGCCCAAGCCTTCGAGCGGCTGAAAAAAAAGCTGGCCGACGAGGGGCTGTTCGACCAGGAATTCAAAAAGGAACTGCCGGCCTATCCCAAAACCATCGGGATAGTCACCTCGCCTACCGGAGCAGCCATTCGCGACATGGTCAAGGTGGCCCGCCGCAGGTGGCCGGGAATAGAACTGATCCTTTGCCCGGTGCCGGTGCAGGGAATAGGGGCGGCCCAAAAGATCGCCCGGGCGGTGGACGATCTCAACGAATATCAAAAGATAGACCTTATTATCGTAGGACGAGGCGGCGGCTCGGCCGAGGACCTGTGGGCCTTCAATGAGGAAATTTTGGCCCGGGCCATCTTCCACTCCAATATCCCGGTGATCTCGGCGGTGGGCCACGAAGTGGACTTCACCATATCCGATCTGGTGGCCGATCTGAGGGCGCCCACCCCGTCGGCGGCGGCCGAGATGGCGGTGCCCGATGTCCGGGAGGTGCAATCGAACCTTATAGATTCGGCCCGCCGGATAGCTTCCTCCATGAACGACCTGCTGGATGAGGCCGGATCCCGGCTGAAATCTATACAGCGCAGCTATGGACTGAATCGCCTGCAGGATATGCTGTCCCAGAAATCCCAACAACTGGACTGGGCCGGGACATCGCTGAACAATAAGATCAACGATCGGTTAAGTTCATATACCAACAGACTACAGGGGCAGGCGATAGCTTTGAAAGCGCTGGACCCAAAAAATACGCTCAAGAGGGGATACAGCATCTGCCGCGATCAGAACGGGCGGGTGGTCGTATCAGCAAAAGCGCTGGATAAGGGCAAATTGATAACGGCCGAGTTCCATACCGGCAAAGCTCAAATGACAGTCGAGGAAACCATACCATGA
- a CDS encoding bifunctional 5,10-methylenetetrahydrofolate dehydrogenase/5,10-methenyltetrahydrofolate cyclohydrolase, translating to MVNLIDGKKISAEIRQEVADEVTVLRGQGTIPHLAVIIVGSDPGSQVYVRNKHKACEEAGIKSTVIEMLENTTQGQLLAQVEKLNNDKDVHGILVQSPVPKGLSEEKAFESIHPLKDVDCFHPQNVGLLMLGRPRFLPATPAGVIELLVRYNIKISGQYVVIVGRSNIVGKPLANMLAQKSERGNATVTVCHTGTKGLAYYTKQADIVIAAAGSPGLITGEMLNSNCTVIDVGTNRIPDASKKSGYSLVGDVAFESASKVAAFISPVPGGVGPMTIAMLLKNCVMAAKLQS from the coding sequence AGACGGTAAAAAAATATCTGCCGAGATACGGCAGGAAGTAGCTGACGAGGTAACAGTTCTCAGAGGACAGGGGACAATTCCGCATTTGGCAGTGATCATAGTTGGGTCCGATCCCGGGTCGCAGGTGTATGTCCGCAACAAGCACAAGGCCTGCGAAGAGGCCGGCATCAAATCCACCGTCATCGAAATGCTGGAGAACACCACACAGGGGCAACTGCTGGCCCAGGTGGAAAAACTCAACAATGATAAGGACGTCCACGGCATTTTGGTGCAATCCCCGGTGCCCAAGGGGCTGTCCGAGGAAAAAGCCTTCGAGTCTATCCACCCCTTAAAGGACGTGGATTGCTTCCATCCCCAGAACGTGGGACTTTTAATGCTGGGCCGGCCGCGCTTTCTGCCGGCCACCCCGGCCGGGGTGATAGAACTGCTGGTACGATATAACATCAAGATATCAGGGCAATATGTGGTGATAGTGGGCCGCTCCAACATCGTGGGCAAGCCCCTGGCCAACATGCTGGCCCAAAAATCGGAACGCGGCAACGCCACGGTCACCGTCTGCCATACCGGGACCAAGGGGCTGGCCTATTACACCAAGCAGGCCGATATCGTCATCGCCGCGGCCGGCAGCCCGGGCCTGATCACCGGGGAGATGCTCAACAGTAACTGCACGGTGATAGACGTGGGCACCAACCGCATACCGGATGCTTCCAAAAAATCGGGCTACAGCCTGGTGGGCGATGTGGCCTTCGAATCGGCCTCCAAAGTGGCGGCTTTCATCTCTCCGGTTCCCGGCGGAGTGGGCCCGATGACCATCGCCATGTTGCTGAAGAACTGCGTAATGGCGGCAAAACTGCAGAGCTGA